In a genomic window of Microbacterium amylolyticum:
- a CDS encoding IS481 family transposase: MVHRNAPLTPEGRRRLVERCRTRPIAHVAAEMGISRATASKWVNRQARYGELGLDDRSSAPARQPTATPGRIVKKIEAMRRDQKWSASRIAFELQQGGTPVSRRTITRLLGQLGLSHRKFIDPNGDTNREPQTIIAERPGHMVHIDVKKTGRIPDGGGWRVHGKGSAEDKAVARAKKRGAKTGYVYLHSAIDGYSRLAYTEALQDEKAATAVEFLDRARAWFAAHGITRIERIVTDNGSCYRAHAFTDARGESRHQRITPYTPRHNGKIERYNRILAEEFLYARVWRSEVERSAALKIWNQHYNYHRPHGAHGKQPPASATPSRVNNVLASYT; encoded by the coding sequence ATGGTTCACCGCAACGCTCCGCTGACGCCGGAGGGACGCCGTCGACTCGTTGAGCGCTGCCGAACCCGCCCGATCGCGCACGTCGCGGCCGAGATGGGCATCTCTCGCGCGACAGCATCGAAGTGGGTGAACCGCCAAGCACGCTATGGCGAACTCGGCCTCGACGATCGCTCGTCCGCCCCTGCGCGGCAACCCACAGCGACACCAGGTCGGATCGTGAAGAAGATCGAGGCGATGAGGCGCGATCAGAAATGGTCCGCCTCGCGGATCGCCTTCGAGCTCCAACAGGGCGGCACCCCGGTCAGCCGCCGAACGATCACTCGATTGCTCGGACAGCTCGGCCTGAGCCACCGGAAGTTCATCGACCCGAACGGCGACACGAACCGCGAGCCGCAGACGATCATCGCCGAGCGGCCAGGCCACATGGTCCATATCGACGTGAAGAAGACCGGCCGCATCCCCGACGGTGGTGGATGGCGCGTTCACGGCAAGGGCAGCGCAGAGGACAAGGCAGTCGCAAGAGCGAAGAAGCGCGGCGCGAAGACTGGCTACGTCTACCTGCACTCAGCGATCGACGGATACTCTCGGCTCGCCTACACCGAAGCGTTGCAGGACGAGAAGGCCGCGACCGCAGTCGAGTTCCTCGACCGCGCACGAGCATGGTTCGCCGCTCACGGCATCACCCGGATCGAGCGGATCGTGACCGATAACGGCTCGTGCTACCGCGCGCATGCCTTCACCGACGCGAGGGGCGAGAGTCGACACCAGCGAATCACCCCCTACACGCCACGCCACAACGGCAAGATCGAGCGCTACAACCGGATCCTCGCCGAAGAGTTCCTCTACGCCCGCGTCTGGCGATCAGAAGTCGAGCGATCAGCCGCGCTCAAGATCTGGAACCAGCACTACAACTACCACCGACCTCACGGCGCACACGGCAAGCAGCCACCGGCATCCGCTACACCGTCACGCGTCAACAACGTCCTGGCCTCATACACCTAG
- a CDS encoding VOC family protein yields MFVNFVVSDFTVSENIYAAAGFVTLATVPGPGGEPALVHLRRERNQDILMTQGAAVRGSVSASFAAGKVDLGEVAERLRSSGAEVTGPVDTAWFTTDVTFTDRDGNTVTLTVPRMADQAAAREWASAQITGDFEVPGATPVIGNER; encoded by the coding sequence ATGTTCGTGAACTTCGTGGTCAGTGACTTCACTGTGTCGGAGAATATCTACGCGGCTGCGGGGTTCGTGACTCTCGCGACGGTCCCTGGCCCGGGTGGCGAGCCTGCGTTAGTGCATCTGCGCAGGGAGAGGAACCAGGACATCCTCATGACCCAAGGTGCAGCGGTGCGCGGATCGGTGTCGGCGTCGTTCGCGGCGGGGAAAGTTGATCTGGGGGAAGTCGCTGAACGTCTTCGGTCGTCGGGCGCGGAAGTCACGGGGCCGGTCGATACGGCGTGGTTCACGACCGACGTCACCTTCACGGATCGCGATGGGAACACGGTCACGTTGACTGTGCCCCGTATGGCGGATCAGGCCGCGGCGCGCGAATGGGCGAGCGCTCAGATCACGGGGGACTTCGAGGTCCCTGGGGCCACGCCTGTGATCGGGAACGAGCGCTGA
- a CDS encoding VOC family protein, translated as MSTNVFINLPVSDLDRSTAFYRALGAEIESNFSDENATCIRWDENVFFMLLTTEFFSTFTDRNVVMPSEGTQVFTSISRDSKRAVRDAVDIVLEHGGTVNQPFADHDFMVQASMVDPDGHIIEFMWIDPNAATEDADVSDDEPAYEEDHVRPDANDPVSDAEEEGWPAAPR; from the coding sequence ATGTCCACGAACGTGTTCATCAATCTGCCCGTGTCCGACCTGGACCGCTCTACGGCGTTCTACCGAGCACTCGGCGCAGAGATCGAGTCCAACTTCTCGGACGAGAACGCCACCTGCATCCGGTGGGACGAGAACGTCTTCTTCATGCTCCTCACCACCGAGTTCTTCTCGACGTTCACCGACCGGAACGTTGTCATGCCGTCGGAGGGCACGCAGGTGTTCACATCGATCAGCCGCGACTCCAAGCGTGCCGTTCGCGACGCCGTCGACATCGTTCTGGAGCACGGTGGCACGGTCAACCAACCGTTCGCCGACCACGATTTCATGGTGCAGGCCTCGATGGTCGACCCAGACGGCCACATCATCGAGTTCATGTGGATTGATCCGAACGCGGCGACGGAGGATGCGGACGTATCCGACGACGAGCCCGCCTACGAAGAGGATCACGTTCGTCCCGACGCAAACGATCCTGTTAGCGATGCTGAAGAGGAGGGGTGGCCGGCAGCCCCGCGGTAA
- a CDS encoding GlxA family transcriptional regulator: MIRTVACVLQEGFTAFEFGVVCEAFALDRSEQGVPSFDFRVVTPEPGMVEAKIGFRIEVENDLSFAEEADLIVIVSTPPLARFGADPRVLDLVREAVARGAWVLSVCSGAFTLAAAGVLDGKRATTHWMYADEMARRFPAIDVDPDVLYVQHDRIITSAGTAAGIDACLHLLRQEIGAELTNVVARRMVVAPHRDGGQAQFIDSPLPEHHALSLAPVADWALDRLRDDLSVDDLAARAHMSSRTFARRFKADYGVTPAAWLGRQRVMHAQRLLERTDWGLDLIAADSGFGSAAVLRQNFARVLGLTPTAYRERFCGTAMTRGDMAPAA; the protein is encoded by the coding sequence ATGATCCGCACCGTCGCCTGCGTTTTGCAGGAAGGGTTCACCGCATTCGAGTTCGGCGTGGTGTGCGAGGCCTTTGCTCTCGACCGCTCGGAGCAGGGCGTGCCCTCCTTCGATTTCCGGGTCGTCACTCCCGAGCCCGGCATGGTCGAGGCGAAGATCGGCTTCCGCATCGAGGTGGAAAACGACCTCTCGTTCGCGGAAGAGGCCGATCTGATCGTCATCGTTTCGACCCCGCCTCTGGCCCGCTTCGGCGCGGATCCGCGGGTTCTCGACCTCGTTCGCGAAGCCGTCGCGCGCGGTGCCTGGGTGCTGTCGGTGTGCAGCGGCGCCTTCACACTTGCGGCCGCGGGGGTGCTCGACGGAAAACGAGCAACGACCCACTGGATGTACGCCGACGAGATGGCCCGGCGCTTCCCCGCCATCGACGTCGACCCCGATGTTCTCTATGTGCAGCACGACCGCATCATCACGAGCGCGGGAACGGCCGCGGGAATCGATGCGTGCCTGCACCTCCTGCGCCAAGAAATCGGCGCTGAGCTGACCAACGTTGTCGCCCGACGAATGGTGGTGGCCCCGCACCGAGATGGCGGCCAGGCGCAGTTCATCGACAGCCCGCTGCCCGAGCACCACGCGCTTTCGCTCGCGCCGGTGGCCGACTGGGCGCTTGACCGGCTGCGCGACGACCTCAGCGTTGACGATCTGGCGGCGCGCGCCCACATGTCGTCGCGCACGTTCGCGCGCCGCTTCAAGGCCGACTACGGCGTGACGCCGGCGGCGTGGCTGGGGCGTCAGCGCGTGATGCACGCGCAGCGACTGCTGGAGCGAACGGACTGGGGGCTTGATCTGATTGCCGCGGACAGCGGTTTTGGATCGGCCGCCGTGCTGCGGCAGAACTTCGCCCGCGTGCTGGGGCTCACGCCCACTGCCTACCGAGAGCGATTCTGTGGCACCGCTATGACGCGCGGGGACATGGCTCCCGCCGCATAG
- a CDS encoding ATP-dependent Clp protease ATP-binding subunit: MAESQQDERSALEQFGINLTERARSGKLDPVIGRDSEIRRVSQVLTRRTKNNPVLIGEPGVGKTAVVEGLAQRIVAGDVAESLKNKELIALDISALVAGAMYRGQFEERLKNVLKEITESDGRVITFIDELHVLMGAGGGEGSVAAANMLKPMLARGELRMIGATTLNEYREFIEKDAALERRFQQVYVGEPSVEDTIAILRGLKERYEAHHKVTINDTALVAAASLSHRYIPSRQLPDKAIDLIDEAASRLRMEIDSAPLEIDELRRHVDRLNLEELALKKEKDDASKERLETLRQTLAEQQEQLTQLQARWEAERASLNKVGDLKTRLDQARIDADRAQREGKLEQASRLLYGDIPALERELAEAEKLEQSDERMVGDQVTDEDIAGVIAAWTGIPVGRLLQGETEKLLHLENELGKRLIGQREAVTAVSDAVRRSRAGISDPNRPTGSFLFLGPTGVGKTELAKALAEFLFDDDQAMVRIDMSEYGEKHSVSRLVGAPPGYVGYDQGGQLTEAVRRRPYSVVLLDEVEKAHPEVFDVLLQVMDDGRLTDGQGRTVDFKNVILILTSNIGSPILIDPTLSADTKREQVLALVQRSFKPEFVNRLDDIVVFQALSQDDLAQIVELQVDHLQKRLSDRRLTLAVTPDARAWLAERGYDPVYGARPLRRLIQKEIQDRLARAILAGGVRDGDTVKVDVSAEGSELVLVS, from the coding sequence ATGGCGGAGAGTCAACAGGACGAGCGCAGTGCGCTCGAGCAGTTCGGCATTAACCTCACTGAGCGCGCCCGCAGTGGCAAGCTCGACCCCGTGATCGGGCGCGACAGCGAGATTCGCCGCGTCAGCCAGGTGCTCACGCGACGCACCAAGAACAACCCCGTTCTCATCGGTGAGCCCGGCGTCGGCAAGACCGCCGTCGTTGAGGGGCTTGCCCAGCGCATCGTTGCCGGTGACGTCGCTGAAAGCCTCAAGAACAAAGAGCTGATCGCTCTCGACATCTCCGCCCTGGTGGCCGGTGCCATGTACCGCGGGCAGTTCGAAGAGCGCCTCAAGAACGTCCTGAAGGAGATCACCGAGTCGGACGGCCGTGTGATCACGTTCATCGACGAGCTCCACGTGCTGATGGGCGCCGGAGGCGGAGAAGGATCCGTCGCCGCCGCGAACATGCTCAAGCCGATGCTTGCCCGCGGTGAGCTGCGCATGATCGGCGCGACCACCCTCAACGAATACCGCGAGTTCATCGAGAAGGACGCGGCTCTCGAGCGACGCTTCCAGCAGGTGTACGTGGGTGAGCCGAGCGTCGAAGACACCATCGCCATCCTGCGTGGGCTAAAGGAACGCTACGAGGCGCACCATAAGGTCACGATCAACGACACCGCCCTCGTCGCCGCTGCGTCCCTCTCGCACCGCTACATCCCCAGCCGTCAGCTGCCGGACAAGGCCATCGACCTGATCGATGAGGCCGCCAGCCGGCTGCGGATGGAGATCGACTCCGCGCCCCTCGAAATCGATGAGCTGCGCCGCCACGTCGACCGCCTGAATCTCGAAGAACTCGCGCTGAAGAAGGAGAAAGACGACGCTTCGAAAGAGCGTCTGGAGACCCTGCGCCAAACTCTTGCCGAGCAGCAGGAGCAGTTGACGCAGCTGCAGGCCCGGTGGGAGGCCGAGCGCGCATCGCTGAACAAGGTGGGCGATCTGAAAACGCGGCTCGATCAGGCACGCATCGACGCCGACCGCGCCCAGCGTGAGGGAAAGCTCGAACAGGCCAGCCGCTTGCTGTACGGCGACATTCCCGCTCTCGAACGCGAGTTGGCCGAGGCCGAGAAGCTGGAGCAGTCCGACGAGCGCATGGTGGGCGATCAGGTCACCGACGAGGACATCGCCGGAGTGATTGCGGCATGGACTGGTATTCCCGTGGGGCGTCTGCTTCAGGGAGAGACCGAAAAGCTCCTCCACCTCGAGAATGAGCTGGGCAAGCGCCTGATCGGCCAGCGCGAGGCCGTCACAGCTGTGTCGGACGCCGTTCGCCGATCGCGTGCCGGGATTTCCGACCCCAACCGCCCCACCGGATCGTTCCTGTTCCTCGGGCCCACGGGCGTCGGTAAGACCGAGCTGGCCAAGGCGCTCGCGGAGTTCCTCTTCGACGATGACCAGGCCATGGTGCGCATCGACATGTCCGAATACGGCGAGAAGCACTCGGTGTCGCGTCTGGTCGGCGCCCCTCCGGGATATGTCGGATACGACCAGGGTGGCCAGCTGACAGAGGCAGTTCGTCGGCGCCCATACTCGGTGGTTCTGCTCGACGAAGTGGAAAAGGCACACCCCGAGGTGTTCGACGTGCTGCTGCAGGTGATGGACGATGGACGTTTGACCGACGGCCAGGGCCGAACGGTCGACTTCAAGAACGTCATCCTGATTCTCACAAGCAACATCGGATCGCCCATCCTGATTGATCCGACGCTCTCTGCCGACACCAAGCGCGAGCAAGTGCTGGCGCTCGTGCAACGCTCGTTCAAGCCCGAGTTCGTCAACCGGCTCGACGACATCGTCGTCTTCCAGGCTCTCAGCCAGGATGACCTTGCGCAGATCGTCGAACTGCAGGTCGATCACCTGCAGAAGCGTCTCTCGGATCGCCGGTTGACGCTGGCCGTCACGCCGGATGCCCGGGCCTGGTTGGCCGAACGCGGGTACGACCCGGTATACGGCGCGCGCCCGCTGCGCCGCCTCATCCAGAAAGAGATCCAGGACCGCCTGGCGCGTGCGATTCTCGCGGGCGGCGTGCGCGACGGCGACACCGTCAAGGTGGATGTCTCTGCCGAGGGGTCCGAGCTGGTGCTCGTTTCCTAA
- a CDS encoding aldo/keto reductase, whose amino-acid sequence MTKNSTSELPIAPSTPLVLGAMAFGTRVDEDTSFALLDRFLERGGQWIDTADCYAFWESPDGHGGASERVIGRWLAARPGARERVLLSTKAGAEPLWAGSWPEHRAGLSRRAIHDAVAGSLHRMGTERIDLLWLHQEDRATAIEESMDAIAELTDAGTVRRVGASNHPAWRVERARAHAIARGTAPIDALQLSATYLRPRPGTRPEGVIHPFGVLSDEQHDYARAHRPDLWAYSPLMSGAYDHPGKAISEAYDHPGSTRRLAVLDDVAAELGGSRGQVVLA is encoded by the coding sequence ATGACGAAGAACAGCACCTCTGAGCTCCCTATCGCACCGAGCACGCCGCTGGTGCTCGGTGCGATGGCCTTCGGCACTCGGGTCGACGAAGATACCTCCTTCGCGCTCCTTGACCGTTTCCTCGAGCGCGGGGGTCAGTGGATCGACACGGCCGACTGCTATGCGTTCTGGGAAAGCCCCGACGGCCATGGCGGAGCGAGCGAGCGCGTCATCGGCCGCTGGCTCGCGGCGCGACCCGGTGCGCGCGAACGCGTCCTGCTCTCGACCAAGGCGGGTGCTGAGCCGCTGTGGGCGGGTTCCTGGCCGGAACACCGCGCGGGTCTGAGCAGGCGAGCGATCCACGACGCCGTCGCCGGGAGTCTCCACCGCATGGGCACGGAACGCATCGACCTGTTGTGGCTGCACCAGGAGGACCGCGCGACTGCGATCGAAGAGAGCATGGACGCGATCGCCGAGCTGACGGATGCGGGAACCGTGCGCCGGGTGGGCGCCTCTAACCACCCTGCGTGGCGGGTCGAGCGCGCCCGCGCTCATGCGATCGCCCGAGGCACCGCCCCGATCGACGCCCTCCAGCTCAGCGCGACCTACCTGCGTCCCCGCCCCGGCACGCGGCCCGAAGGGGTCATCCACCCCTTCGGCGTCCTCAGCGACGAGCAGCACGACTACGCCCGTGCGCACCGGCCGGATCTTTGGGCGTACTCGCCCCTCATGTCCGGTGCGTACGACCACCCCGGCAAGGCGATCTCCGAGGCCTACGACCATCCAGGCAGCACCAGGCGCCTAGCGGTCCTCGACGATGTGGCGGCCGAGCTCGGGGGGAGTCGCGGACAGGTGGTTCTCGCGTAG
- a CDS encoding iron chaperone, with the protein MAETKSGFSDDERAAMKQRADELRSTKGLKGAAKLARELEACVAAIDELDGVDGAVAARLHAIVSEEAPDLEPKTFYGFPAYARDGKVLVFYQPASKFDTRYGTVSFDDTANLDDGEMWPTSFAVIDMTDAAEKRIRELVRRAVS; encoded by the coding sequence ATGGCCGAGACAAAAAGCGGATTCAGCGACGACGAGCGCGCTGCGATGAAGCAGCGCGCGGATGAGCTGCGCTCCACGAAGGGGCTGAAGGGCGCGGCAAAGCTCGCTCGCGAGCTGGAAGCCTGTGTCGCGGCGATCGACGAACTCGACGGCGTCGACGGTGCGGTTGCGGCGCGGCTGCACGCGATTGTCTCGGAGGAGGCGCCCGACCTCGAGCCAAAGACCTTCTACGGCTTTCCCGCGTACGCCCGCGATGGCAAGGTTCTGGTGTTCTACCAGCCCGCCTCGAAGTTCGACACCCGCTATGGCACGGTCAGCTTTGACGACACCGCGAACCTCGACGACGGCGAGATGTGGCCCACGTCGTTCGCCGTGATCGATATGACCGATGCTGCCGAAAAACGGATCCGCGAACTCGTCCGTCGAGCCGTGAGCTGA
- a CDS encoding ABC transporter ATP-binding protein: protein MLELTGITKRFGERTALDDVSFQVAPGRITGFVGGNGAGKSTTMRIILGLLSKDGGDVTLDGVPLGASARRNFGYMPEERGLYPRMKVREQIAYFARLHGLGKREAAARAEEFLVQLGLEERMTDSLQDLSLGNQQRAQIAVALVHDPRVLILDEPFSGLDPMAVDVVLAVLQDFAARGSAVLFSSHQLDLVERLCDDLVIIGGGQVRAAGPRDQLREEHSSNRYQLVSSGDTGWLREEPGVEVISFDGGNAIFDVDSADTAQRVLRRSVADGDVASFAPQQPSLAQIFKEVVR from the coding sequence ATGCTCGAACTCACCGGGATTACCAAACGCTTCGGCGAACGCACGGCTCTCGACGACGTCTCCTTTCAGGTGGCGCCGGGCCGCATCACGGGTTTTGTCGGCGGAAACGGCGCCGGCAAGTCGACAACGATGCGCATCATTCTCGGCCTGCTGTCGAAAGACGGTGGCGATGTCACCCTCGACGGCGTCCCTCTGGGGGCCTCGGCGCGTCGCAACTTCGGGTACATGCCGGAGGAGCGCGGGCTCTATCCGCGCATGAAGGTGCGTGAGCAGATCGCCTACTTCGCGCGACTTCATGGCCTGGGCAAACGCGAGGCCGCAGCGCGAGCGGAAGAGTTCCTCGTGCAGCTCGGCCTGGAAGAGCGGATGACGGACTCCCTGCAGGATCTGTCACTCGGAAACCAGCAGCGCGCGCAGATCGCTGTTGCTCTCGTGCACGATCCCCGGGTTCTCATCCTCGACGAGCCGTTCAGCGGCCTCGATCCGATGGCGGTCGATGTGGTTCTCGCGGTTTTGCAGGATTTCGCCGCTCGTGGATCGGCCGTGCTGTTCTCCTCGCATCAGCTCGATCTTGTCGAGCGCCTGTGCGATGACCTCGTGATCATCGGCGGAGGGCAGGTGCGCGCGGCCGGTCCGCGCGACCAGCTGCGTGAGGAGCACTCCAGTAACCGCTATCAGTTGGTGTCCTCTGGTGACACCGGTTGGCTGCGTGAGGAACCCGGCGTCGAGGTGATCAGCTTCGACGGCGGCAATGCCATCTTCGATGTCGATAGCGCGGACACTGCTCAGCGTGTGCTGCGGCGGTCGGTGGCTGACGGTGACGTCGCGAGCTTCGCCCCACAACAACCATCCCTGGCACAGATCTTCAAGGAGGTCGTCCGATGA
- a CDS encoding HNH endonuclease, with product MHHVTEHSRGGPTHTDNGVLLCWHHHHRLDTSGWEIQMRHGRPYVKAPEWVDRRRIYRPVRNHARDKPLRARST from the coding sequence GTGCATCACGTCACCGAACACTCTCGGGGCGGCCCGACGCATACCGATAACGGGGTGTTGCTGTGTTGGCATCATCACCACCGGCTGGACACCAGCGGGTGGGAGATCCAGATGAGACACGGTAGACCGTATGTCAAAGCACCGGAGTGGGTCGACCGGCGCCGCATCTACCGGCCGGTGAGGAACCACGCCCGGGATAAACCCCTACGGGCGAGATCGACCTGA
- a CDS encoding MerR family transcriptional regulator — protein sequence MTEWPIRDLAKATGLTSRTLRHYEQIGLLRPSRVAGNGYRFYGEGEISRLYRILSLRALELPLATIQLALDDHTSLADAIETHLTLLEERRDRTNQQITIVRHTLDAVRKGQAMPIEEVFAGVDQSQYEAEVRTRWGDAAWERTAKRRADMTEEQRDEDDKESLDVNAALRAAAEADEDPSSARFQDLIAEHHRWVTAYWGGKAPDREAYTGLSELYVADARFAATYGGEHNAATIREAMRIWIRTNLG from the coding sequence ATGACGGAGTGGCCGATCAGAGACCTCGCCAAGGCGACTGGCCTTACTAGCCGGACGCTCCGACACTACGAGCAGATTGGCCTTCTCCGCCCCTCACGGGTGGCCGGCAATGGCTACCGCTTCTACGGAGAGGGCGAGATCTCGCGCCTCTACCGAATCCTGTCGCTACGTGCGCTCGAGCTCCCGCTTGCCACGATCCAACTCGCGCTCGATGACCACACATCGCTCGCTGACGCGATCGAGACCCATCTGACGCTTCTAGAAGAGCGCAGAGACCGAACCAACCAGCAGATCACCATCGTCCGCCACACGCTCGACGCGGTGAGGAAAGGCCAAGCAATGCCCATTGAAGAAGTGTTCGCCGGAGTCGATCAGAGCCAGTACGAGGCCGAGGTGCGCACCCGCTGGGGAGATGCGGCGTGGGAACGTACCGCGAAGCGTCGCGCCGATATGACCGAGGAACAGCGCGACGAAGACGACAAGGAGAGCCTCGACGTCAATGCGGCGCTTCGGGCCGCAGCCGAGGCCGACGAAGACCCCAGCAGCGCACGCTTCCAGGATTTGATCGCGGAGCACCACCGGTGGGTTACTGCCTACTGGGGAGGAAAGGCACCCGACCGCGAGGCCTACACCGGGCTCTCCGAGCTGTATGTCGCCGATGCTCGTTTTGCCGCGACCTATGGTGGAGAGCACAACGCAGCAACGATCCGAGAAGCGATGCGGATCTGGATCAGAACCAACCTCGGATGA
- a CDS encoding ABC transporter permease — protein sequence MSAQNPGGLTLPQATALVAEREIVDKLRSKAFLVTTTILVLGAIAAVVIMSFLANRDSTTSVATTPDVGNVIVGVDGFDVTPVQNREAGEELLRDGDVDALITGGAGNTGFTVVALDSVPQDVVLLLSQQPDVELLEGDPASTGMRMILGIGFGVVFMMAGMTFGAPVASSVVEEKATRIVEILLSAIPARALLAGKVLGNTVIAMSQILLLVVAVAIGLIATGQTDVLATLGAPVLWFAAFFLFGFVLIASMFAAAGSMVSRSEDVGATMTPIMWIVMIPYFVVIFFAENAVVMTVTSYVPFGAPVAMPIRLFFNEAQWWEPLLSLVLLVATCAGIVTLAAKIYENSLLKMGSRVKLREALAK from the coding sequence ATGAGCGCCCAGAACCCCGGCGGGCTCACCCTTCCGCAGGCCACGGCGCTCGTCGCCGAACGGGAAATTGTCGACAAGCTCCGCTCGAAGGCGTTTCTTGTCACAACGACCATCCTCGTCCTGGGCGCTATCGCTGCCGTCGTCATTATGAGCTTCCTCGCAAACCGCGATTCGACGACGTCCGTGGCGACAACACCCGACGTGGGCAACGTGATCGTCGGCGTGGACGGTTTCGATGTGACACCCGTTCAAAACCGCGAGGCGGGGGAGGAGCTTCTGCGCGACGGAGACGTCGATGCCCTGATTACGGGCGGCGCAGGCAACACCGGTTTCACGGTTGTTGCACTCGATTCGGTTCCGCAAGACGTGGTTCTGTTGCTTTCGCAGCAGCCCGACGTGGAGTTGCTTGAGGGTGATCCGGCCTCCACCGGCATGCGAATGATCCTCGGCATCGGTTTCGGGGTCGTGTTCATGATGGCCGGAATGACCTTCGGCGCTCCCGTCGCGTCCAGCGTTGTTGAAGAGAAGGCCACGCGAATTGTGGAGATCCTTCTCTCGGCGATCCCTGCCCGGGCACTCCTCGCCGGAAAGGTTCTTGGGAACACCGTGATCGCGATGTCGCAGATTCTGCTGCTGGTTGTTGCGGTGGCCATCGGGCTCATCGCCACCGGGCAAACGGATGTGCTCGCAACCCTCGGCGCCCCGGTACTGTGGTTCGCCGCGTTCTTCCTGTTCGGCTTCGTTCTGATCGCGTCGATGTTCGCGGCCGCCGGTTCGATGGTCTCGCGCTCGGAAGACGTCGGCGCGACGATGACGCCGATCATGTGGATCGTCATGATTCCGTACTTCGTGGTGATCTTCTTCGCCGAGAACGCCGTGGTGATGACCGTGACCTCGTATGTGCCGTTCGGTGCCCCGGTCGCCATGCCCATTCGCCTGTTCTTCAACGAAGCCCAGTGGTGGGAACCTCTCCTGTCGCTCGTGCTGCTGGTGGCGACGTGCGCCGGAATCGTCACCCTCGCGGCGAAGATCTACGAGAACTCTCTGCTGAAGATGGGCTCGCGCGTGAAACTGCGCGAGGCTCTCGCGAAGTAG
- a CDS encoding MerR family transcriptional regulator: MMTSYSPAEAAERSGFSIDTLRYYEREGILPPIARTPGGRRVYSDGDLSTLDFLRCLRDTGMPIERLRRYGELCRDPDTILQRIALLREHADAVDRQIEQLHRWRTRLDEKLDWYEEERRRL; encoded by the coding sequence ATGATGACGAGCTACTCTCCCGCCGAGGCCGCGGAGCGCAGCGGTTTCTCGATCGACACCCTGCGCTACTACGAGCGCGAGGGCATTCTTCCGCCCATCGCCCGCACTCCTGGCGGCCGTCGCGTTTACAGCGACGGCGACCTGTCGACGCTGGACTTCCTCCGCTGCCTCCGCGACACCGGCATGCCGATCGAACGTCTCCGGCGCTACGGCGAGCTCTGCCGTGACCCGGACACCATCCTCCAGCGCATCGCCCTGCTCCGCGAGCATGCGGATGCCGTGGACAGGCAGATCGAGCAACTGCATCGCTGGCGCACCCGCCTCGACGAGAAGCTCGACTGGTATGAGGAGGAGCGACGGAGGCTCTGA
- a CDS encoding nitroreductase family protein, with protein sequence MGATTLNRTATTDHPVLDVLAERWSPRAYDAENTIDEQKLASALEAARWSPSAYNLQPWKFIVARRGTPEHAKVADALIEFNAAWAPAAAVLIVAVAVTADADGREIPAAIYDLGQAVAHLSVQAHSDDLIVHQMTGFDPAAISASFALPDNERPFTVIALGELGDIDALPEAARERELAPRVRKPIADTLIVNA encoded by the coding sequence ATGGGCGCCACAACGCTGAACCGCACGGCAACAACCGACCACCCCGTTCTCGATGTGCTCGCAGAGCGCTGGAGCCCCCGGGCATACGACGCCGAGAACACCATCGACGAGCAGAAGCTCGCGAGCGCACTGGAAGCGGCCCGCTGGTCGCCCTCGGCCTACAACCTGCAGCCGTGGAAGTTCATCGTCGCTCGCCGCGGAACCCCTGAGCACGCCAAGGTGGCCGACGCTCTCATCGAGTTCAACGCGGCGTGGGCTCCGGCGGCCGCCGTTCTGATCGTGGCCGTCGCCGTCACGGCAGACGCTGATGGTCGCGAGATCCCCGCGGCGATCTATGACCTCGGTCAGGCCGTCGCACACCTGAGCGTGCAGGCGCACTCTGACGACCTCATCGTGCACCAGATGACCGGCTTCGACCCCGCCGCGATCTCGGCGTCGTTCGCGCTGCCGGACAACGAGCGCCCCTTCACGGTGATCGCGCTGGGCGAGCTGGGCGATATCGACGCCCTGCCCGAGGCAGCGCGTGAGCGTGAGCTGGCTCCGCGGGTGCGCAAGCCGATCGCGGACACGCTGATCGTCAACGCATAG